The Bradyrhizobium sp. WBAH42 genome includes a window with the following:
- a CDS encoding cupin codes for MPVKDQIKNFAKKLVEEQPDAATLRAVVRARKPTAMHFRDDGIVPNNPRFPALLYRRAVKLNGRRFPPEVVIDTLFDTNGWGRSWRDTVYDFVHYHSQIHEVMGVARGAARIECGGIKGRILNVKAGDVLVLPAGTGHRLIESSRDFLVVGAYPQDGTYDECTDTRQRPDAVKRIAKVRKPKTDPVLGSDGPLLAAWRSAQLR; via the coding sequence CAAGGATCAGATCAAGAATTTCGCCAAGAAGCTGGTGGAGGAGCAGCCCGATGCGGCGACCCTGCGGGCGGTGGTGCGTGCCCGAAAGCCGACCGCCATGCACTTTCGCGACGACGGCATCGTGCCGAACAATCCGCGCTTCCCGGCGCTGCTCTATCGCCGGGCGGTGAAGCTGAACGGCCGGCGCTTTCCGCCGGAGGTCGTCATCGACACGCTGTTCGACACGAACGGCTGGGGCCGGTCGTGGCGCGACACCGTGTACGACTTCGTCCACTATCATTCGCAGATCCATGAAGTGATGGGGGTGGCGCGCGGTGCGGCGCGGATCGAGTGCGGCGGGATCAAGGGCCGCATCCTGAATGTGAAAGCCGGCGACGTTCTGGTCCTGCCCGCGGGCACCGGCCACCGGCTGATCGAGTCCAGCCGGGACTTTCTGGTCGTCGGAGCCTACCCGCAGGACGGCACCTATGACGAGTGCACCGACACGCGCCAGCGTCCTGACGCGGTCAAGCGCATCGCCAAGGTCCGCAAGCCGAAGACGGATCCCGTGCTGGGGAGCGACGGGCCGCTGCTCGCCGCGTGGCGGAGCGCTCAGCTCAGATAA